In the Desulfitobacterium hafniense DCB-2 genome, AACTCCCTCCGGAAAGGTGGAGATTTTCTCCAAAACTCTCTACGATATGAATAATCCGGAGAGAATACCGGCTGTTCCTAAATATGTAGCTGTTGCAGAAGGTCCGAAAGGCGCTCTGAAAGAAAAATATCCCCTGCAATGCATCGGCCATCACAGCAAACGCCGTGTCCATTCCACCTTTGATAATCTGCCCTGGATGGAGGAAGCGGAGCCTCAGAAGCTATGGCTCAACCCTCAGGACGCCGCGGCGAGAGGAATTGAAGATGACGATACGGTCAAGATCTTTAACGATCGAGGGACGGTAAAAGTCAAAGTGAAGGTTACTCCCCGTCTCATCCCAGGGGTATGCTCTCTTCCTCAAGGAGCTTGGTATACCCCTGATGCTCAGGGCGTGGATACCAGAGGATGTATCAACACCTTGACCACTTGGGAGCCCACCGCTCTGGCCTGGGGCAATCCTCAGCATACGAATTTAGTCCAAGTAGAGAAAGCGTAGGAGGTGATGGGGATGGCAAATCAATACGGTTTTTATGTAGATCAGCACAATTGCATTGGCTGTTTTACCTGTCAGATTGCCTGTAAGGATAAAAATGATTTGGCAGACGGCTTGCGCTGGAGAAAGGTTCATGAATTTACCGGCGGCTCCTGCATCGAAGAAAACGGCGTATTCAAAAGCAATGTCTTTGCTTACTGGCTCTCTCTGGGCTGCAATCATTGTGAACATCCTAAATGTGCGGAGAATTGTCCCACCGGCGCCATGTACAAACGGGAGGAAGATGGTATCGTCTTGGTGGATCAGGATAAGTGCATAGGCTGCGGTTACTGTACCTGGTCCTGCCCTTATGAAGTGCCCCAGGTTGCCGGAAAGACAGCATCCAAATGCAACTTCTGCATTGATCTGCAAAAGGAAGGAAAAAATCCGGCCTGTGTCGATGCTTGCATTATGCGGGTATTGAAATTCGGCCCCCTTGATGAACTGCGAGCTGAATATGGAGAAATTGCTCAGGTCAAAGGGTTGCCCAGTGCCGATATCACCAAACCTTCCTTGGTTATTACGCCCCATAAGGCTGCAATAAAGTAGAAGGGAGAGCTTCACCATGAAAGAAATGCCATTGATCATCTTTACCCTGAGTATGCAAGCGGCTGTGGGAGCAGTCCTGTGGGCAATATTTCTCCGGCTTCGGGACAAAGAAGCCTCCGCTTATCAGACCAATACCTTATGTGCATTAATCCTGAGTGCAGTGGGCATCATCGCTTCGCTGCTTCACTTAGGGAAACCTTTCTTAGCCCTGACCAGTATGTCCAATTTCATGGGGTCCTGGCTGAGCAGGGAGATTTTCTTCAGCGGCGGCTTCTTTGTACTGCTGGCGGTCTTTTGGTGGCTGGAACGGTCCCATAAAGCCCATTCCCTTAAAGAAACAGCCGGGTATTTAGCCTGCTTATCAGGTTTGGCCGCCGTATTCGCCATGGCTAAACTTTATATGGAGACGATCATCCCGGCCTGGCAAAGTGCCAACACCTTGGTTGATTTTTATGCT is a window encoding:
- a CDS encoding dimethyl sulfoxide reductase anchor subunit family protein, translated to MKEMPLIIFTLSMQAAVGAVLWAIFLRLRDKEASAYQTNTLCALILSAVGIIASLLHLGKPFLALTSMSNFMGSWLSREIFFSGGFFVLLAVFWWLERSHKAHSLKETAGYLACLSGLAAVFAMAKLYMETIIPAWQSANTLVDFYATTLVLGAIVFYVSSGQKGREKLPRLELFVLGIVLVQIAFLPNYVAGLGAMAGAGQESAALLAGGYSAAVFLRWLLMLGGVFLFLISRTGKFINQKGFLYTAVGILIVGEIMGRYLFYTSGIPIGLGIL
- a CDS encoding DMSO/selenate family reductase complex B subunit gives rise to the protein MANQYGFYVDQHNCIGCFTCQIACKDKNDLADGLRWRKVHEFTGGSCIEENGVFKSNVFAYWLSLGCNHCEHPKCAENCPTGAMYKREEDGIVLVDQDKCIGCGYCTWSCPYEVPQVAGKTASKCNFCIDLQKEGKNPACVDACIMRVLKFGPLDELRAEYGEIAQVKGLPSADITKPSLVITPHKAAIK